The following DNA comes from Diceros bicornis minor isolate mBicDic1 chromosome 7, mDicBic1.mat.cur, whole genome shotgun sequence.
GAAACATGAAAACTAGTTTCCTTCTACTCTTTATTGCTGTGTTCTTTCTGATGGTGACTCTAAGGTTCCTTTGGTCCTACAGTACCCCTTTCTTGCATCTATTTCAGGGTTATGGGAATAATTGAATGCATGAATAACAAGGGAAAAtctcatttttatgtatttattaagtGCATTGTAAAACTTTGACCTTGGAGAGAAGATCCACTGTGTTCAGTGATATTCTACAGGCCCCTGTTTTCTGCAATCTAGTGTTAAGCATTTATTACATCCCTTTCATGGTACAGCTTAAtcacagacaaacacacacattttggATTCCAagaggtttttatatttttttccctcgtagaatgagttgagATTTTCCTCccactttctctattttttaaaaacaatttgtgAGGGACtggtattatttattcaaatatttaatagaTTTTTCCAGTGAAGCCATCTCACTTTGGGCTTTTCCTTTTGGAGaggtttaaaataatgtttttactttaattaggtttatttagatTTCTTTATAGTTCCTGATTCAGTATTGTGGTAATGTATGTCATTGTCAAAATTTCCATTTTGTCTAAGTAGGTGAAAAGTTAATCACAATAATCCCTTATAAACCCTTTAATTCCTATGGTAGTTACAGTAATGTCACTTCTTTTATTCCTGATCTTGGTCATTTgctttatctcttttctttttctttgttttcctttttttttttttttggtcagttttaCTATGTttggtcaattttgttgatttatttcaAGAACAAATCTTATCGTTTCAttgattttatccattttttaaccTTTCTGTGACATTTATCTCTGCATTCTCacctttaatattttctttgtgtaAGTGTTTGCGTATGcaggtgtgtacatgtgtgcgtaTTGGGTTTAATTTGGGTTTcctttcctaattttttaaaaagtggaaactTAGATCACTGATTTGAGACCATCTTTTCTGGTATAGTATCTAATGACATAAATGCACCGCAGTAGCcgtattccataaatttttatttttaggttttaTTTCCACTCAGTTCAAGctgttttcaaatttcttttgtgatttttttgttaacccTTGGAATATTTGAATTTggtttgtttaattaaaaaatatttagtgatttcttactttttcttcttctgttgatTTCAAATTCAATTTCTCTTCTCACGGAAcatgtattatattatttaaatcttttaatgTCATTGACACTTGTTTTATAGCTTAAAATACTGTATGTCCAGAAAATTTTTCTATATGAATTTGCAAAGAATGTATGTTCTGCATTCATTGGGTGAAATGATCTATAGATGTCAGTCAGGTTAAGTTGGTTCACAGTACTGTCCAGGTCTTCCATACCTTGATAGTTTTTCTTCAAgctgttcactcatttattcagagTGGGTTATTGGACGCTCCAACTATTATTACTGgaatgtctatttttccttttaagactgctttgtgtattttgaagctctgttgttgcatgcatatacatttataattgttatatcttcttgacgTACtgaaccttttatcattatgaaatttccctctcactctctcataatatttattgaattaaagtttttttttgtctAATACTAATAGAAACACTTGGCCAATCTTATGGTTTCTGCTTGTACggtatatatttttctacatttttaaattcatCCTATTTGTGTATTTTAACCCAAAATATGATCTTATAGATATCAAtcatttaattttgctttttatccAGTTCCACAATCTTTGGCTTTTCATTAGAGTATTAAGTCAATGacatttaatgcaattattgatataactatatttaaatttaccattttactgTTTACTTTCTATCTGTCTTCTGTCATTTttattctcctctttctccttaagAAGCTTCTTTTGTATTAAATAACTAttccttttataaaattttaatttttcctattttccaacagcattttccttttagttttcttcctaGTGGTTTCTAGAGTGATTACAAAATGAACCTTATCCTATCACGATCTACTTCAGAATAATACCGACTTAGATTcagtaaaatatagaaatatgccTCCAACACTGCTTAATTTCCTTCCATCAGTAATATGTGAAGCTTTCAATATGGGCACCCAGCCCAATATAGGCCAATGTCATGAAGGCCTCAGAATTTTTTGTGATAACTGGGAAGAGTAGTTCTCTTTCTTCTGGAGTTTATATGAGGAGATTGATGTTCTCTTCATGAATGAAGAATAGAATCAATATAGAGGGAATAGATCAAACTTGGAGAAGGACAAGACCAGATCTTGATGAGCAGGTTTGAGGTTTGACTCAATTCAACTTTGAGACAACTTTGACTAAAGCTATAACTGCCCCATTTGTCCTTTTCTCTACTTAATCTagttttatttggtttttgtcATATACAAAAGAAAGCCCTAATACAGAGCACCAAACCATTTTTTTGGCATGTGTAGACACAGCTGTTGGCCTAGATTTGGTGACACGGGAGAAGTAAGTCTGAGATAAAACAGAACATATGTATTGATACATATCTGTTCAAGCAAATAAAACAATATCTCTGATGACAAAAGAGATCAAATGGCTAAAAACTGTTAAGTATGTGGACTAAACTGGCTGGGTAGAGACTGAAGAGGAGAGTAAATATTGTAGTTTTTTGGACATTGACCAAGAGGATATCGGTAACACTATGGACAATGCGGTATAAGAGGGGGAACATTTGTTTTGTGAATAGTAAGTTACCATTAGCCATCCTAAGTTACTGATTCCTATGTCTTCTTTACTACTGAATATACTCACCTGCATTTAGGAAGCAAAACAGAGAAATATAGAGTTGGAAATCAACTGCACATATGTGTGTTGAATTGAAGGGAGTAGACGTGGTCACTTATAGATAGTAGATAAAATAAGAAGAGAGAGACTTGAGATATACCTACATTAATACATTTGTTTGCTTGTACCCTCAGCAAAATGCATGTAAACTTCTTGAGGTACAACATGATTATTTATAATTAACAAATTTTTGATTCTCCAAAACCTGCATAGTGTTTGGAAAATGATAGTATATCACATTACATTTCCATTGAATAGATGAGAGAACCATGAATTATTCAAATTATTACATGGGGAGCCCTATGCACTTGTGGGAAAAATTATGGACTTCTTGTTCTCATCATAGATATATCTCATCTCCAGATACTGGAAGCCTCATTCTATACTTCCACAAGGGTCAACGCTATTTCTATCTTTTAGGAAACATTACAACATCTCTTGTGTCTTATGGAATAATTGCCCTGgatcttttctttactttttggaTGTCACATTGGGATCATGTCTATGCCCATCATATCATGGGGTGGTGGGGATATGATGAAGATTTGTAAGTGGAGAAGGTGTATCACTTCTTGActcatgttttctctttctccttaggATGTAAATGACATCATGAAAAGGTATGTGAGGGATACCAGAGATGGTCCTTCTGTGCTATGAAAAGAGTTTTACAGCCATTTGCATTATCTAGTGCTCAATTAGAATGAAACATCCCTCAGGGCAAGACATTTGAGGTATAGTTGTACCATAAATTTCTGCTCACAAATCACTGCTTGAGTGTTCTATAGCTATTGAGAATAGACCAGAGTTCTATGGTAGGGCACTTAGATGGTGGGAAGTTATAGAGTTTCGTTCCAGGACCAGTATTAGGGATAAGACACTGCATCATCAGAACCCTGTGATTTTATAAACGTTTTTCAACTGGTGTGCCTGAATTGAAGTCAGTTTTCCCTATTATATAGGTGCCTGACTTACTGTGGGAAGGTCCTATCTTCTTTATCTGCCAAGCACACAGATTTGGAGAAAActcctttatatttaaatttctgcCTTGGGTTAGAGGAGACCAGGTCTTTCTCTGTGGTTCTGTTTAGATTTGCAAAAACAAACTTGAATCTCAAGTATTTTGTCCGGATGCAAAAAAGTGATCCATCTTGATTACATACTTTAGAAGCCAGATTGGAAAGGTGTCATCTCTATCTCTAAATTTGCACACCTACCTGGCAGCATCAAGCTCTTTCCTAAAACATGAAATTCAGACTACTATTAGTTTCTTGTTCATAATATCTTCTTTTCCAAGGGTTTATAATGGTTCTCAGAGAACATGGAATCTCAGACATTATTCTGAGGGCCTACCTACTGGGTAGCAGACTTTGAAGATGTGGGTCATCTCCAGACAGTATTCCCATATTTGATATGTCTTAAACACCCAAGAAACAGTTTCCGCAACTTCACTTTCTGCTCACATCCCTGGGAACCCACATCCATGCAGTGACTTTTTCCACACATTAAATTTTTGAAGGTaccaaagttttgttttgttttattaaatccagtatttcataAAATGTCATATGATTTCCAGAAGTTAGCGAGAGAGAGGTTAATGATttcactttgaaagcaaaaatcTAGGCTTCTGAGACGTGTGGACCTTCCAAAGATCACACAGAGGGTAAATGGTGAAGTAGACATGAGCGTATTTCTTCTGGTGCAGTGTCAGGGatatcctctctcccctcctcaggTTGCTCAAAGAAGAGGATTTAAGGGTATCAATGGGTTGAAAGGTGAGGGGACAGCAGTCTTGGATAGGCACAAGGTCAGAAGTGCAGGATGATCAATTTTTGTCTTCTCTAGGAGTGATACTTGGACCTTGAAAAGGCCAAAAATGGTTTCCAAGAAACTGAAGAGTGCATTCCGAGTTTCAGATCTGAGCAGGATGCTGCAAATGTCTAAAGGTGAGGAGAAGCAGGGGAAGGATGTGTGTGAGGGATTCTTGTAGTGTTGGGGCAAAATCGGGGAGTAGATGTTGTTTCTAGAAGAGAGTAAAAGAGAGGAAGTAGGccggacacagagagagagatcttatgctcaatatatttatattttaaggtGAATGGCAATGTGCCTCCTTTGTCTTCTTGTTCACAGCTATAGCCTCACagggctcccctcccccatccccacttTGGAGAGAAGATAGGTATCACTGTTCACTTCTTTGCTTCTAACAATGTCATTGCAACTTTTGTCATTTCAGAGCTCACAGAGGTCCAACGCTACTGGGGTAAGAAGAAATTACAGGGTCCTCAAATCCCCATGTTCTGATCCCTTTTCAGAAGTTGTAGTTACTACTAAGTCCTAGGATGTTAGCTTCATGTGTTCTTTTCCAAGACTGCATACATACAACAGTTGTTAAGTGTCCTACTCATCTCTGACCCATCAGCACAAGTTCCTCCCAGTCAAATCTCAATATTCTTCCTCATAGCATCACAGGACACACCTATTCTATATCCCTCACCTAACCCCCTGATTTTTCCTACAGTGGACATGGTGCTGAATCCAGTCTACACTACCTCAAATATTGTTGTATCTGTGGATCAGAGACAAGTGAGAGTTCCGCAACTCATTACATCTAAGAATACAGAGTCAtgtgaattttctgattttgatgtcCTGGGCCACCAATGTTTCTTCTCAGGGAAGTACTACTGGGAAGTAGACGTGTCTGAGAAAATTGCCTGGATCCTGGGGATATGCAGTAGGGAAAGTTACTTCAATAAGAAATACTTCGATGGGCTTATTTTATCTGCAGATGTAAATCAAAGAAATGTTTACTCTAGATACAGCCCTCAGTACGGCTACTGGGTTATAGGGTTACAGAATGGATCTGAGTACAATGCCTTTGAGGACTCCTTTACCTGTAGTCCAAAAGTCTTGAGTCTTCCCATGGCTGTTCCTCCTCGTGTTGTTGGGATTTTCCTAGACTATGAAGCTTGCACTGTATCATTTTTCAATGTCACAAACCGTGGGTCACTCATCTACAAGTTCTCTAAATGTCACTTTTTTCAGACAGTTTATCCATATTTTAATCCTTGGAACTGTCCAGGCCCCATCACTCTGTGCCCACCAAGCTCCTAAACAATTTTAATCCCTCACCTACTTCTGCGTAGTGCCCTTGACCTGGGGATCATCTCATGTACCTGAGTTTATTTGCACCATTTtgacttcctcttccttttttcctcttcttttatttagaaTGTCTTTGTATTAGTCTACTAGGGCtgttataacaaagtaccatagactgggtgacttaaacaacagcaatttattgcCTCCCAGCTCTGAAGCCtgaaagttcaaaatcaaggtgtcaacagagttggttctttctgagggctgtgaggaaaagATCAGTTCTTGGTTTCTCTCTCTGGTTTGTAGATAGCTATCTTCTTCCTAtgtctcttcacatcatcttcttaCTGTGCATGACTCTGAgtctaattttcctctttttataagagcATCAGACATAGTGGAATGGGGCCTATTCGAATGATATCATTTTAGCTtagttacctctgtaaagaccccatctccaaataaggtcacattctgaagtattaGGGCTTAGGACTACAACATCTGAATTTGGGGGAACACAGTTCAACCTATAACTCTCTTTACTCTTCTTTACCATACAGTGAAATCTTGAACTGTTTCTTCCTAAAATCTTGTTTTCATTAAGAGAGAATGCTTATTTTTCTGTAGTTGAAAGGGAAACACATATAATCCCTCCTATAGAAAGAACAGCATTGCTGCACCTCCTCTGacatctcttttcttcctcattccctcAGCTGCTTAACAGAATTAGCAAAGCAAAACTCATAAGCCCTATCCCTGTTATCTAGGACAGAGCATAGGAATCTGTCCCTAAATAGTGAATCCTTCAGAGTGTGTTGCTTTACCAATGGCAGCCCATCTTTATCACATAAAGTGAGAAGTGCATACAATAAATGATTACCAAGAGTATATTTTTGGACCTCAAAGATTCTGAGGTCAAATCTAGTCTCATCACTTATAAACTGTGTAATCTTGAGTAAGGTACTTAACATCCTTTGGTcttgttttcttaaaataaaattggtGTCCAAGATTGTATCCAATTTCTAGGATCACTTTGAGAAACTACATTTTATTAAAAGGCACTTTTCTAAGAGTATTATATGtaggaataaatatttgatatcatTACTTTAAAAAGTAACATATGTCAATGTCCTCAGGAACAGTTTTGTATCATGTTTGTTTGGTTCTGCTTCAATAAAACGATAATTGGCTCTACTGATATCTCTTTTTTTCAGATCCCAAAATCCCACTGCAGAGAGTATAAGTTTTCATGGTGTGTGCTGTAGAAAGGGTCATGTCTAGGCTCAGCTGTCCTTATGAGGGACAGCCTTTTGGGGTTCAGGCCTTTTCCTTGTGGTGAATCACTTCAGTATACCACTCTAGTTACTACTTTAGgcaattttaaatcatttttaaactaTGGTGAAGAATAGAACTACCTAGGACAGCAAAGGCACAAACTGATTTTGTAGAATTATGCATTACAAATTTGAGCAGGCTATCCCACTGTAAAACATTTGAATCTAAATTTGCAATTCTGGAGGAGACCTGGGCCTATAGGCCAGGAGTGGCAAGGGAGCAGTGGGCAGCCTCGGCCTTGGGGCACATTCAAGTGGTGCAGAAACTGGTGGAGAGTGGGGTGAATGTGAACTCCCAAAATAAGTTCAACAGCTGGACTTCTTTACACTGGACATGTAAACACAATCACGGCCAGGTGGTCCCTTACTTGTTAAAATCAGGAGCTGACAAAGTGATTCTTACCACAAAAGGAGAAACTCCAGTCCAATTAACATCAAGGAGAGAAATCATGAAGATTTGAGAGTGGAAGATGATCTTGATGAAGACAACCTCCCCCAGCTAAAGAAGGAGTCAGAATTGCCCTTTGTTCCCAACAATTTGGCCAACCCAGCCTTCCCTTTTATCTACACCCCCACAACAGAGGATTTAGCCCAGCTGTAGAATGGGGACCTCTCCACATCTCTTACACCAGCCTGTGGGGATGGCTCACTTCCATTCCTCCGCCCTGGGGAACCTCCCCTGTTAGAAGACTTTCAACCAGACCACACCTCTTGACGCTGGTTCAGAACTGGGATGTGTCTACTCCCTCCACCATACTCAGAACACCAGAAAGTATAAAACTAAGTCCCTTTTGTGAGCCACCAGTGAGTCAGAGTCACTCCCCGCACTCTTCTGTCCCGTCCAAGCTACCAGTGTCTCTGGAGCTTCAAAGCAGGATTTGTACAAGACTGGTGCTAGCATTCCATCCATTTTTCTTCACTGAAACATTTCCATTTAATAGACAAGAGGTAGTACTTAAGGTGAGGATTTAGAACCTAtccctgagaaaatgatttcctcaaAATTGAACGGGACTGACAGGAGTTCACCTACTAAGAATTGCTCGAAATGAATTGCTGTGAGTTGAGTTTTAATCTAGATCAAGTATAGAACATCAGCGAGTTATCCCATACTCTGGTAAGAAAGGACAAAGATGTTGCTCAACTCCAAGATTTCAGAGTTGGAACTGGTTTTCATGGtaagtgaaaataattttatgttcaGAAATGCTGCATCCACACTGACTGAAAGGTCTTGCTACAGCAAGAGAGCTTCAAAGCTGACTCTCATGCAGCAGGGGCATTTATCACTGAGTATTGTGACAGTGTGTGTCATCTCTGCGCCAAGAACAAACCATGGATCTAAATGCCTTGGATGCCCAGGAATTCCTCTGGTGCCATTGCATAGCATACGCTAACATCATTCTGCCAAGGTAGGAATCCCCTAACCCCAACCAGTGGTGCCACACTTCCAAGCCTCTTAGTGCACACTAAACCTAATGCTCGAAGCTGTGAACAACTGAGAAGTGGTCTGGAGAGGCAGAAGCCAGTGGTTCTATATCCATTGTGTTTTATGTGCAGAATGTAAGAGAGTTGTCtaagcagaagctgagagagagcagAACCTGTTTCTATTCTTTCCTGTTGTCAGTGCCCCTGAAGGGCCGGGATGCACTTTTCTTGGTGTTGCGTGCTCCCAACTCTCCTAATGTGTGAACTGACTAGAGAAAAAACTGGGGAAAGCACAGGTACTGAACAAGGGAATTTTAGTGCGTCTTCTGTCTTTTAGGCTTCACagaatatatttataagtgttactCAGGGTAAAGTATTTAAGAAAACAGTCATCTAATTGTAAATATGCTGTAAACAAAAAGAGCTTCCCCGCCTCCACTTTTTCCTTTGTAAACACTCAATACTCCTCTCTGTCTCTAGTCTGCCATTGCCTAGACAGTCATCTCTGCATTAACTCCCCTTCCTGGTCGCAAGAGGACTCTctgatgttttctgttttttttttttttaagtttatttatttatttatttattgtttttttcccccaaagccccaggagatagttgtatgtcatagctgcacatccttctagttgctgtatgtgggatgcggcctcagcatggccggagaagcggtgcgtcggtgcacgcctgggatccgaaccctgggccgccggcagtggagcgtgtgcacttaaccactaagccgcggggccggcacTCTCTGATGTTTACTGAAAGAGGAATTGcttttttttaactctgaagCAATTCTTGTCATCTTTGTGTTTAATTGCAGCATATGAGAAGAGCACAAATATTCGCGTTCTCCACTTCCGTTTTTtctagaaatgagaaaatttttgaaacagaatctgttgctattttaaaagttattgtcAGAAACTGAGCTAAAGGAGTTAtcatctttattttcaggtgaAACATAAaggttattttgaaattattgggATTTTTACACAACTCTGAAATCTGTTGCTTTTGGAAACAAATTGTTTGATCTGAGAGATCCCCCACTACCACCACAAATCCACTTAACACAGTCAGTTGTGAGTCTACCAGACTTCGTTCTGGAAAAATAAACACCTCACTAAACTCTTGGGCATAACATAAGAACTTTTTTGAATAAACATTCAaggattcttttccttttcttcagtgttatttatgttaaaagaAAAGTCACTCTCTTGTTGAAACAAACAGCTTGACTTTAGAAATAAGAATGAGCACACTTAGACAACCAGGAGAGCAGGGGTTTGAAGCCAGCTGTTGCAGAGCATCTCTGCTGTCTTAAGACGATTTTTCCCTGTAGTGTCTACAGTTTCCAAAGGAACTTAACTTCCTAAATGGGTTAATTTTATTGGGACACCAGAAATGAGAGAGAACATGCAGAAGATGTCAGTGGAAGAGGATGTTGTGCTAAGGTTATGACCTCCTGCTGCTGCCTAAACCCTGAGCTGAGGTTGAGGTGTGTTCAAGGCCAACTCCGTGGAGTCACTCTGTTCAGTGACTAAATTGTATTCCACCAATGGCTGATGCTGAGTTACTTCCCCTTGTACAGTGTTTGCACAGCAGAGTAAATGTTACTTATTACCCCCTTTCTCTGAAGTGCTTTAAAGAGGAAACTTCTCTTGTGTTTCAAACGATTAGAAGCCAGTTTATCTAGACATACTaaccttcttttctcttccatttgAAAAAAGTTAGTGTAGAGGGTAAACATTGTAATTGGATCATTAAAAGGTtggactctgaaaacagacaaaattttGTAAAGTGATGACATAGTCACTCACTGGCCGTTATCAAATTAACTAATTTCTATGGCATtcaatttctcatttataaaataagtaaaaataataaaacttacctGATGGCCATGTAGAGGAGCATGAACTGTTTCTCTTCCCTCTAAGTTCTTCTAGCTGTTCTCagaattaagttgacatgagacagatttacaggagaaaaacaaataatagtttaataacatgtatacttgggagaattccaggaaaactgagtaacttgccaaaatgtcAGAAGCCAcaaccttaaataccatcttcagctgaggacaaaagaggatgttgggggtagtggtttggaacttcaaaggggaggaaggcaatttacatggagatggaaaagcaactGTTTAATAAACAAACATTGAccattgaccatgccttgcaaagacaatgagagttggagaggactttgattaaaAGACCCTTTTTAGATTCCTCCTTATCTATCATAATTAactcatattatactatagttatcttaaggtattagctccttcctgaaataggccttctatcttaaatgctTTAGGCATTTAGGGGGAAGctcaaagtttctttcaaagtcttttgttcttaaaaataatcaagccaaagacacaatttggggtggcaaattctgatccacCACAAGGATATTGCAGGAATTAAATAATAGATTATTTGTAATAACTTCTGCTATTTTCTAGCACATAAGCACTGATCCAGAGTGctgttttttcatgttttttcttggTTTCATTTCTGACTTGAAATAATAGATGATTTTAAGAAAGCACATTcattcactttaaaataattttgtttcatttcaagAAATAGGATAATTTGAATAAAGAATCACATCTTGGAAAATTTTTCTAtccacttataaaataaatattacattattGTAAAAAATAACTTTCTTCTCATCATCTTCTATAATTGTAATAGCCTCTTTAATCTAACTCAATATATTAGATAaaaattgtattcattttctattacgGTATAACAAACTATCACAAATTTAGTTGTAGGGTTAAATTTTAGGCTTAAAAGAACACACATTTGTTATATCACAATTTCTCTGGACAATAGTCTGGGCACAGCTTGGCTGTGTTCTCCCCTTTAGGATCTCACTGGGATGTTCTTGAAAGGGAATGGAGTTTGCTGCTCCAAATACGTGTCTCTGGGAGattgattattttaaacaaacagaagactcagaaattttttcttttacctccctgttaactgcctaaaggaatttagatAAATGGCCTGTAAGAGGAACAGAGCTATCTCTAGAGATATCTACAAAGAATATAGACTAAGTGTGGTGGGGGAGACTGGGCAGGGCCTAAATATCACAGTTCTCTCCATGTCTCATTGTGTCTgcatggcatggcaaacatttgtttaccaaacatttgcttttccatctccatcttTGGAGATGGAATTGCCTTCACCCTCAACATGCTTCTTTGTTTTTAGCAAGGCAGTATTTAAATTGAGGGCTTGGGTCATTTCAGCGATttactcagttttcttgggtttctgtcatgtgtacatgttattaaactttttttttttttcttcctcttagtctttctcatgtcaatttaattcttagaccagccaggagAACCTGGAAGactagaggaaaatttcttcttcctctacaTACATGAGGTACCAGCTGGGATACACATTAGAGTAAAGAAGAGTCTATGTCCAAGCTAACCTAGGTGCAGATGGAATTCAGTTCCTGGCACTTGTAGGACTGAGACTCTCAGCTCTTACAGACTGTCTGAAGTTCCCTACTATGTGAGCCTCTCTATAGGAAGATCACAATGTGGCTATGACTTtttcaaggccagcaggagaaagggaaCTACTGCAGGGAGACAGTCTTAGATAATGTAACATGACCACAGTAGTGACATCCCATCTCCTGTGCCACATTCCTTCCATTACAGGGAATTCACAAATTCTGCCTACTCTCAAGAGGAAGGTGTTGCACAAAGGCATGAACACCAGGATGTGGGAGTCCTTGGGGGTGTGTTCACCTAAGAGGCATTCAGAGAAATCTAAGGAAGCTGTTCCCCTCCACTGCTTGGGACCCTCAGTCAATGGGAATGGCCAGGGGGCTTCTACTAGCAGAGTGACTCTACGCAGGTCCCTGGCCCTGATAAACACCCTATAGTGCAGCCAGCTGTTGAACttcagaagaataaaaaaagaatgtagagCCGTTTGGGATCCATTTGCCCAGAAGCCCTATAGAGACCTTAAAGTCTTAATTAGATCCTCTCTGGAGGTAATAAACGTAGGGATTCCTACTGAAATTAGTGAGCAAGTGCAGCACAGTGTGGGCGACTTACTACAAAGCACTTCCTTCAGAGTGT
Coding sequences within:
- the LOC131408773 gene encoding LOW QUALITY PROTEIN: E3 ubiquitin-protein ligase TRIM22-like (The sequence of the model RefSeq protein was modified relative to this genomic sequence to represent the inferred CDS: substituted 1 base at 1 genomic stop codon), encoding MASGILVDIKEEVTCPICLELLTEPLILPCGHSFCQACITSTQKESVTGQKVESICPVCRISYQPRNIRSNWHLANIVERLRMVKARPEEEQKRDVCVHHKEKLLLFCKEDGKVICCLCEHSQEHQGHHVFPMEEVAQEYQEKLQAALVILREDQQEAEKLEAEVREETISWKKQLQSETQRVQAEFKQMRDTLDSEEQKVLLKLKYAAGDILHNRAEAESELVQQSKLVRDLISDVEHRLQGSTMEMLQDVNDIMKRYVRSAGXSIFVFSRSDTWTLKRPKMVSKKLKSAFRVSDLSRMLQMSKELTEVQRYWVDMVLNPVYTTSNIVVSVDQRQVRVPQLITSKNTESCEFSDFDVLGHQCFFSGKYYWEVDVSEKIAWILGICSRESYFNKKYFDGLILSADVNQRNVYSRYSPQYGYWVIGLQNGSEYNAFEDSFTCSPKVLSLPMAVPPRVVGIFLDYEACTVSFFNVTNRGSLIYKFSKCHFFQTVYPYFNPWNCPGPITLCPPSS